A stretch of the Tissierellales bacterium genome encodes the following:
- a CDS encoding MFS transporter translates to MKLNYKKTLTLGMGFFAIALVWQIYNFYVPLFLAEYIPNSMTMVNGIMTMDNVLAVTMIPIIGSLSDHTKTRFGRRMPYLLIGMPLSALFFVLIPHFNLNSGGSLGVFVILIMLYLTMMSLFRSPTIALMPDITPPELRSKANGVINFMGGFGTILALTLGAMLYKMNENYPFWMTGVLMMVSLAVLFFGIKEPEVGTIGEHDDEKLNFKQSIHDLFHSSDKTTSYILCAIFCWFVAYEGVLATFSNYCVKFLGIEESSASLYLSVMSALYMVTAIPSGYFAAKVGKAKAISMGIVGMFASFMLIGFLRKDLLFLNIPFSISMMVLMVVAGISWALIGINSYPLVVERAKSNQFGIYTGLYYFAAQSAAIVGPLLLGLVIDALGFRAMFPFAAVFYAFAFVWIKKSGEK, encoded by the coding sequence ATGAAACTAAACTACAAAAAGACATTGACCCTTGGTATGGGATTTTTTGCTATAGCTCTAGTTTGGCAAATTTATAATTTTTATGTGCCGTTATTTTTAGCAGAATATATACCAAATAGTATGACCATGGTCAACGGTATAATGACTATGGACAATGTACTAGCTGTTACGATGATACCTATAATAGGAAGTTTGAGCGATCACACCAAGACGAGATTTGGAAGACGTATGCCTTATTTACTCATAGGAATGCCACTTTCAGCTCTATTTTTTGTACTCATACCTCATTTTAATTTAAATAGTGGTGGATCGCTTGGAGTATTTGTTATACTCATCATGCTATATCTGACTATGATGTCATTATTTAGATCACCTACTATAGCACTTATGCCAGACATTACTCCTCCAGAGCTTCGAAGCAAGGCAAATGGAGTCATAAACTTCATGGGAGGTTTTGGAACTATATTGGCACTGACTCTTGGAGCTATGCTGTATAAGATGAATGAAAATTATCCATTTTGGATGACAGGTGTACTCATGATGGTTTCACTTGCAGTGCTTTTCTTTGGAATAAAAGAACCGGAAGTGGGAACTATAGGGGAACACGATGATGAGAAGCTTAATTTCAAACAGTCAATACATGATTTGTTTCACAGCTCAGATAAAACGACTAGCTATATACTATGCGCTATTTTTTGCTGGTTTGTGGCATATGAAGGAGTGCTGGCGACATTTAGTAACTATTGTGTGAAATTTCTAGGGATAGAGGAGTCATCGGCTTCACTTTATCTATCCGTAATGAGCGCCCTTTACATGGTTACCGCTATACCTAGTGGATATTTTGCAGCTAAAGTCGGAAAGGCAAAAGCTATTTCAATGGGTATCGTGGGTATGTTTGCCTCATTTATGCTCATAGGGTTTTTGAGGAAGGATTTATTGTTTTTGAATATACCTTTTAGCATAAGCATGATGGTGCTAATGGTAGTTGCAGGTATTTCGTGGGCTCTTATAGGTATAAACTCTTATCCACTAGTTGTTGAAAGAGCAAAGAGCAATCAATTTGGTATATACACTGGATTATATTACTTCGCAGCACAGTCAGCAGCTATAGTAGGACCGCTTTTACTTGGTCTAGTCATAGATGCCCTAGGATTTAGAGCGATGTTTCCATTTGCGGCAGTATTTTATGCCTTTGCATTTGTGTGGATTAAGAAGTCAGGGGAAAAATAG